One window from the genome of Mycolicibacterium gadium encodes:
- a CDS encoding GAF and ANTAR domain-containing protein, producing the protein MADYDAQPGRSSAPEPDLSAAQREADDVDLSAGLRGVAGLVAGGRGVTDLLRDVAEFAARAIPGVDGAGVTLIDICGETTSVREWAVTVPFVEDIDRLQYAEIKEGPCVTCMHTRRPTVSGSLGSDSRWPHFGGRVARMGVHSALALPMMVGDQLVGAINTYARSRDAFGDHAVELGSQFAGPAAVSVHNAQLLDHAQARTRQLQSALGTRATIDQAIGIIRARSGVGPQVAFDRLVRMSQTENVKLHVVAERLVEEAVRRAKARQRE; encoded by the coding sequence ATGGCTGATTACGATGCCCAGCCCGGCCGATCCTCGGCTCCGGAGCCTGATCTGTCTGCCGCCCAGCGCGAAGCGGACGACGTGGACCTGTCTGCCGGCCTGCGCGGCGTGGCGGGACTGGTGGCCGGGGGGCGCGGGGTCACCGACCTCCTGCGTGACGTGGCAGAGTTCGCAGCTCGTGCCATTCCCGGTGTCGACGGCGCAGGCGTCACCCTGATCGATATCTGCGGGGAGACCACGTCCGTCAGAGAGTGGGCGGTCACCGTGCCGTTCGTCGAAGACATCGACAGGCTGCAGTACGCCGAAATCAAGGAGGGGCCGTGCGTCACGTGTATGCACACACGCCGGCCCACGGTCAGCGGGTCGCTGGGAAGTGACAGCCGGTGGCCGCATTTCGGCGGACGCGTGGCGCGGATGGGTGTGCATTCCGCGCTCGCGTTGCCGATGATGGTCGGCGATCAACTGGTCGGCGCGATCAACACCTATGCCCGAAGCCGCGATGCCTTCGGCGACCACGCCGTGGAGTTGGGTTCGCAGTTCGCCGGACCGGCGGCGGTGTCGGTCCACAATGCCCAGCTGCTCGACCACGCCCAGGCCCGCACCAGGCAGTTGCAGAGCGCGCTGGGCACCCGCGCGACGATCGACCAGGCGATCGGAATCATCCGCGCCCGCTCGGGGGTCGGCCCCCAGGTGGCGTTCGATCGGCTCGTGCGGATGAGCCAGACCGAAAACGTGAAGCTCCACGTCGTGGCGGAGCGGCTGGTCGAAGAAGCGGTACGACGCGCCAAGGCCCGCCAGCGCGAGTGA
- a CDS encoding GAF and ANTAR domain-containing protein has product MTESSRETRVLDAVVSLVDTLLEDFDVVDLLTELTERSAQLLDVEAAGFLLADPLNQLRLLAATTEQARELELFQLQADEGPCVECYASGRPVSVADLTVTAERWPRFVPAALDAGFASVHAVPMRAAGIVLGALGLFGAAPGELNDADRLVAQTLAHIACVAILQEHAPTPATVMPQLRSALASRVIVEQAKGLLRESLDVSIEDAFILLRSYSRANGEHMTEVARRLMADRNARLVLVSAIAEFATPPN; this is encoded by the coding sequence ATGACCGAATCCTCCCGCGAGACCCGTGTCCTGGACGCGGTCGTATCCCTCGTCGACACCCTCCTGGAGGATTTCGACGTGGTAGATCTGCTGACCGAGCTGACCGAGCGCAGCGCCCAGCTGCTCGACGTCGAGGCCGCCGGCTTCCTGCTCGCCGACCCGCTCAACCAACTGCGACTGCTGGCCGCCACCACCGAGCAAGCCCGCGAACTGGAACTGTTCCAACTGCAGGCCGACGAGGGGCCGTGCGTCGAGTGCTATGCCAGCGGCCGACCCGTGTCGGTCGCCGATCTGACCGTCACGGCCGAGCGCTGGCCCCGGTTCGTCCCGGCCGCGCTCGATGCCGGCTTCGCCTCCGTGCATGCCGTCCCGATGCGTGCGGCCGGCATCGTGCTCGGCGCACTCGGGCTTTTCGGCGCCGCCCCCGGCGAACTCAACGACGCGGACCGGCTCGTCGCGCAGACGCTCGCGCATATCGCCTGCGTCGCGATCCTGCAGGAGCATGCGCCGACTCCTGCCACCGTCATGCCGCAGTTGCGCTCGGCGCTGGCCAGCCGAGTCATCGTCGAACAGGCCAAGGGGCTGCTGCGCGAAAGCCTTGACGTCTCCATCGAAGACGCTTTCATCCTGCTGCGGTCCTACTCCCGCGCCAACGGCGAGCACATGACCGAGGTCGCCAGGAGACTGATGGCCGACCGGAACGCGCGTCTGGTTCTGGTCTCCGCCATAGCCGAATTCGCAACGCCGCCAAACTGA
- a CDS encoding nitroreductase family deazaflavin-dependent oxidoreductase, whose protein sequence is MSDDAMAEEREFNKRNIDEFRRNGGKVGGQFEGFPLLILTSSGAKSGAERVNLIAYFDIDDKIYVVGSAAGREESPAWVFNLRAHPHVQVEIGAEPKRPVVARELTREDRDRIYQTVVERAPGFAEYEKRTDRVIPVFELVRDN, encoded by the coding sequence ATGTCCGACGACGCAATGGCCGAAGAACGCGAATTCAACAAGCGCAACATCGACGAGTTCCGCCGCAACGGTGGAAAGGTCGGCGGGCAGTTCGAAGGCTTTCCGCTGCTGATTCTGACCTCCTCGGGTGCCAAGAGCGGCGCTGAGCGGGTCAATCTCATCGCCTACTTCGACATCGACGACAAGATCTACGTCGTCGGTTCCGCGGCGGGCCGCGAGGAGAGTCCGGCCTGGGTGTTCAACCTGCGCGCCCACCCGCACGTCCAGGTCGAGATCGGCGCGGAACCCAAACGCCCGGTCGTCGCCCGAGAGCTGACGCGGGAGGACCGCGACCGCATCTACCAGACCGTCGTGGAGCGGGCGCCGGGGTTCGCCGAGTACGAAAAGCGGACCGACCGCGTGATCCCCGTCTTCGAGCTGGTGCGCGACAACTAG
- the recB gene encoding exodeoxyribonuclease V subunit beta, which translates to MQDFDLLGPLPAANSTTVLEASAGTGKTFALAGLVTRYIAEGIATLDQMLLITFGRAATQELRDRVRRQIFAAVAAFDDESLVGDNQVIAHLLSGSDDEKRLRRERLRDALASFDAATIATTHQFCQMVLRSLGVAGDTDAGVTLVESLDELVAEIVDDLYLRHFGLEREDPLLTHADALRLAREVVNHPATELRPSDPAPDSRSAICLSFAKDVLAELETRKRRRGILGYDDLLSRLADALDAEDSPAQLRMHRRWPIVMVDEFQDTDPVQWKVIHRAFTGRSTIILIGDPKQAIYAFRGGDIVTYLKASETAGKRMTLGTNWRSDADLVDRLRVLLGGAELGDRRIIVHDVDAHHVGSRLVGAGDPFRLRVVRRETFKRRGVQNVPIDTFRAHIAADLAADIGGLLTNGATFDGEPVGAGDVAVIVETHKDARYCFEALCEASIPAVYTGDSDIFNSPAADDWLCLLEAFDQPHRPGIVRAAAATMFFGETAESLVEGGDRLTDRIAETLREWASHARERGVSAIFEAAQLNGMDDRVLSWQNGDRMMTDLAHMTQLLQEAAHREHFALPALRDWLRAQREDRTGAAERARRLDNDAAAVQIMTVWVAKGLQFPVVYLPFSFNRYLRKPEIVLFHDGDVRCLHIGGSDSPDFNAASRAGVKEDASDDSRLTYVAMTRAQAQVVAWWAPSRDEPNGGLSRMLRDRRPGEALVPDRCTPEKISDDDAMARFAEWEAAGGLVIEESVVRSAPTLPGDQPRDDLDARHFHRTIDTAWRRTSYSGLIRASESTPVSSEPEVVELDDEAAEIPLVTAAVGTDVPSPMADLPSGAKFGTLVHAVLETADPFAPDLAAELEAQIREHALWWPVDVAAADLAAAMLPMHDTPLGPLAAGQTLRQIGLHDRMREMDFEFPLAGGDLRGSAPEIRLADVGELVGRHLATDDPLAPYAGRLTGATLGGQSLKGYLSGSVDAVLRIGERYIVVDYKTNWLGDRNQHPLTAADYSRPRLTEAMLHSDYPLQALLYSVVLHRFLRWRLPGYLPDTHLGGVLYLFLRGMCGPGTPVVDGHPAGVFSWQPPTSLITAMSDLLDAGRVVA; encoded by the coding sequence ATGCAGGACTTCGACCTACTCGGCCCGCTGCCGGCGGCGAATTCCACGACGGTACTGGAGGCAAGCGCGGGCACGGGCAAGACGTTCGCGTTGGCGGGTCTGGTCACCCGGTACATCGCGGAGGGTATCGCGACGCTGGACCAGATGTTGCTGATCACGTTCGGGCGGGCGGCCACGCAGGAGTTGCGTGACCGTGTGCGTCGCCAGATCTTCGCCGCTGTAGCAGCTTTCGACGACGAGTCGTTGGTCGGCGACAACCAGGTGATCGCCCATCTGCTGTCCGGCAGCGACGACGAGAAGCGTCTGCGTCGAGAGCGTCTTCGCGACGCCTTGGCATCCTTCGATGCCGCGACCATCGCCACCACACATCAGTTCTGCCAGATGGTGCTTCGCTCGCTCGGGGTGGCCGGCGACACCGACGCCGGGGTCACGCTGGTCGAGAGTCTCGACGAGCTGGTCGCCGAGATCGTCGACGATCTCTATTTGCGCCACTTCGGCCTCGAACGCGAGGATCCGCTGCTCACCCACGCCGACGCGCTGCGTCTGGCCCGGGAGGTGGTCAACCATCCCGCGACCGAGCTGCGACCGTCCGATCCAGCGCCCGATTCGCGTTCGGCGATCTGCCTGAGCTTCGCCAAAGACGTTCTCGCCGAACTGGAAACCCGTAAACGGCGTCGGGGCATTCTCGGCTACGACGATCTGCTGAGCCGGCTGGCCGATGCGCTGGACGCCGAGGACTCGCCGGCCCAGTTGCGAATGCACCGCCGGTGGCCGATCGTGATGGTCGACGAGTTCCAGGACACCGACCCCGTGCAATGGAAGGTCATCCACCGCGCGTTCACCGGCCGCTCCACGATCATCCTGATCGGCGATCCCAAGCAGGCCATCTACGCGTTCCGCGGCGGCGACATCGTCACCTATCTCAAAGCGTCGGAGACGGCAGGGAAGCGGATGACGCTCGGCACCAACTGGCGCAGCGATGCCGATCTGGTCGACCGCCTGCGGGTGCTGCTCGGCGGTGCCGAACTCGGCGACCGACGCATCATCGTGCACGACGTAGACGCGCATCATGTCGGTTCACGGTTGGTCGGTGCCGGTGATCCGTTCCGGCTGCGCGTGGTGCGACGAGAGACGTTCAAACGCAGGGGTGTACAGAACGTGCCCATCGACACGTTCCGAGCGCACATCGCCGCCGATCTCGCCGCCGACATCGGCGGACTGCTGACGAACGGCGCCACCTTCGACGGTGAGCCTGTCGGGGCGGGCGACGTCGCGGTGATCGTCGAAACGCACAAGGATGCGCGCTACTGCTTCGAAGCGCTGTGCGAGGCCAGCATCCCCGCCGTGTACACGGGTGACTCGGACATCTTCAACTCCCCGGCCGCCGACGACTGGCTGTGCCTGCTGGAGGCGTTCGACCAGCCGCACCGCCCCGGCATCGTCCGAGCCGCCGCGGCGACGATGTTCTTCGGCGAAACGGCCGAATCGCTCGTCGAGGGCGGCGACCGCTTGACCGACCGCATCGCGGAGACGTTGCGGGAGTGGGCAAGTCATGCGCGTGAACGCGGCGTTTCGGCGATCTTCGAAGCCGCCCAGCTCAACGGTATGGACGACCGGGTGTTGTCGTGGCAGAACGGCGACAGGATGATGACCGATCTCGCACACATGACGCAGCTGTTGCAGGAAGCCGCCCATCGCGAGCACTTCGCGCTCCCGGCCCTACGGGACTGGTTGCGCGCGCAGCGGGAGGATCGCACCGGTGCGGCCGAACGCGCCCGCCGACTGGACAACGACGCCGCGGCGGTGCAGATCATGACGGTGTGGGTGGCCAAGGGTCTGCAGTTTCCAGTGGTCTACTTGCCGTTCTCGTTCAATCGGTACCTGAGGAAGCCCGAGATCGTCCTGTTTCACGACGGCGATGTGCGCTGCCTACACATCGGAGGAAGCGACAGTCCAGATTTCAACGCCGCTTCCCGAGCGGGCGTCAAGGAAGACGCCAGCGACGACAGTCGACTGACCTATGTGGCAATGACACGGGCGCAGGCTCAGGTGGTCGCGTGGTGGGCGCCGTCGCGCGACGAACCCAACGGAGGATTGTCCCGGATGCTTCGGGATCGTCGACCGGGTGAGGCTTTGGTGCCGGACAGGTGTACTCCTGAGAAGATCTCCGACGACGACGCCATGGCCCGCTTCGCGGAATGGGAAGCGGCGGGCGGACTCGTGATCGAGGAGTCGGTGGTGCGATCAGCGCCCACGTTGCCCGGCGACCAGCCACGAGATGACCTCGACGCCCGGCACTTTCACCGGACGATCGACACCGCGTGGCGGCGCACCTCCTACTCCGGCCTGATCCGGGCGAGCGAGTCGACGCCGGTGAGTAGTGAACCCGAGGTGGTCGAGCTGGACGACGAGGCCGCCGAGATCCCCCTGGTGACCGCCGCGGTGGGGACGGATGTGCCGTCGCCGATGGCTGACCTGCCGAGCGGCGCGAAGTTCGGCACCCTGGTGCACGCCGTGCTGGAGACCGCGGATCCGTTCGCGCCCGATCTCGCCGCGGAGTTGGAGGCGCAGATCCGCGAACACGCGCTCTGGTGGCCGGTCGACGTCGCGGCGGCCGACCTGGCCGCCGCGATGCTGCCCATGCACGACACTCCGCTGGGTCCGCTCGCCGCCGGCCAGACGCTGCGACAGATCGGTCTGCACGACCGGATGCGGGAGATGGACTTCGAGTTCCCGCTTGCCGGAGGGGATCTGCGGGGATCCGCACCGGAGATCCGGCTCGCCGACGTCGGCGAGCTCGTGGGGCGACACCTCGCCACCGACGATCCACTCGCGCCGTACGCGGGCCGGCTGACGGGGGCGACACTGGGCGGGCAGTCCCTCAAGGGCTATCTGTCGGGTTCGGTCGACGCGGTGCTACGGATCGGTGAGCGGTACATCGTCGTCGACTACAAGACCAACTGGCTGGGCGACCGGAATCAGCATCCGCTCACCGCCGCGGACTACTCGCGCCCCAGGCTGACCGAGGCGATGCTGCATTCCGATTACCCGTTGCAGGCCCTGCTGTACAGCGTTGTGCTGCACAGGTTCTTGCGATGGCGGTTGCCGGGGTACCTGCCGGACACACATCTGGGCGGGGTGCTGTATCTGTTCCTGCGCGGCATGTGCGGACCGGGCACCCCGGTGGTCGACGGACACCCGGCGGGGGTGTTCAGCTGGCAACCGCCCACGTCACTCATCACCGCGATGTCCGACCTCCTCGACGCGGGCAGGGTGGTCGCATGA
- the recD gene encoding exodeoxyribonuclease V subunit alpha, giving the protein MTSLEWRRAVSATGLLQTFSDAEIIDASDVHVAQRLSAMASETDDVVTLAVALVVRALRNGSVCLDVRSVEEQVGVEGLPWPAVDAWLAAIRESPLSGQPPVLRVEGDLLYLDRYWLEEQQVCDDILTLIATKPAKATTDIDRLFPKGFEEQRAAAEVALAQGLTVLTGGPGTGKTTTVARLLALLASGTQLRIALAAPTGKAAARLQEAVQLQVDKLEDAADREALSGLHSTTLHRLLGSKPDTSARFRHNRANRLPHDVIVVDETSMVSMTMMARLLEAVRPDARLILVGDPDQLASVEAGAVLADLVDGLGGARIAELTTSHRFGESIGKLASAIRTGEADQVIAVLRAGGEHIEWIDTEEPANHLRRVVLPQANALRQAAVLDNRKAALASLDEHRLLCAHRRGPYGVRYWNHQIERWLAEITGDPIWSEWYPGRPVLVTANDYGLGLYNGDAGVTLLRDGAMRVAIAGSDEVEFATSRLSDVETMHAMTIHKSQGSQADEVTVLMPPEDSRLLTRELFYTAVTRAKEKIRVIGSEDSVRAAVQRRAVRASGLAQRLRA; this is encoded by the coding sequence ATGACGAGCCTCGAGTGGCGACGGGCGGTCAGCGCGACCGGACTCTTGCAGACCTTCTCCGATGCCGAGATCATCGATGCATCGGATGTGCATGTGGCACAACGCCTCAGCGCGATGGCGTCCGAGACCGACGACGTGGTGACCCTTGCCGTGGCGCTGGTGGTGCGCGCGCTGCGGAACGGATCGGTGTGCCTCGATGTGCGTTCGGTCGAGGAGCAGGTCGGCGTCGAGGGACTGCCGTGGCCTGCTGTCGACGCGTGGCTGGCGGCGATCCGGGAGAGTCCGCTGAGCGGGCAGCCACCGGTGCTCCGGGTCGAAGGCGACCTGCTTTACCTCGACCGGTACTGGCTCGAAGAGCAGCAGGTATGCGACGACATCCTCACCCTGATCGCCACCAAACCGGCGAAGGCCACCACCGACATCGACCGCCTCTTCCCGAAGGGTTTCGAGGAGCAGCGCGCCGCCGCGGAAGTGGCTCTGGCACAGGGGTTGACGGTGCTCACCGGCGGCCCGGGCACAGGCAAGACGACGACGGTGGCGCGACTGCTCGCGCTGCTGGCCAGCGGGACACAGTTGCGGATCGCGCTGGCGGCACCGACTGGCAAGGCGGCGGCCCGACTGCAGGAAGCGGTTCAACTGCAGGTCGACAAGCTGGAGGATGCCGCGGACCGGGAGGCGCTGTCGGGTCTGCATTCGACGACGTTGCATCGCCTGCTCGGCAGCAAGCCGGACACCTCGGCGAGGTTCCGGCACAACCGCGCCAACCGGTTGCCTCATGACGTGATCGTTGTCGACGAGACGTCCATGGTGTCGATGACGATGATGGCGCGGTTGCTCGAGGCGGTCCGTCCCGACGCGCGTTTGATCCTGGTCGGCGATCCGGACCAGTTGGCGTCGGTGGAGGCGGGTGCGGTGCTCGCGGATCTCGTCGACGGACTCGGCGGTGCTCGCATCGCCGAGTTGACGACATCGCACCGGTTCGGCGAATCGATCGGCAAGTTGGCGTCGGCCATCCGGACCGGCGAGGCCGATCAGGTCATCGCGGTGCTGCGCGCGGGTGGCGAGCACATCGAGTGGATCGACACCGAAGAACCCGCCAACCATCTGCGCAGAGTCGTTCTGCCGCAGGCGAATGCGCTGCGTCAGGCAGCCGTGCTCGACAATCGGAAAGCAGCCTTGGCATCACTCGACGAGCATCGGCTGTTGTGCGCGCATCGCCGGGGCCCTTATGGCGTGCGGTACTGGAACCACCAGATCGAGCGATGGCTGGCGGAGATCACCGGCGACCCGATCTGGTCGGAGTGGTATCCGGGACGTCCGGTACTGGTGACGGCCAACGACTACGGACTGGGCCTCTACAACGGTGACGCCGGCGTGACGCTGCTGCGCGACGGCGCGATGCGGGTGGCCATCGCGGGCTCCGATGAGGTGGAGTTCGCGACCAGCCGGCTCTCCGATGTCGAGACCATGCACGCCATGACGATCCACAAGTCGCAGGGCAGCCAGGCCGACGAGGTGACCGTGCTGATGCCGCCCGAGGATTCGCGGCTGCTGACCCGCGAGCTGTTCTACACGGCGGTGACACGGGCCAAGGAGAAGATCCGCGTCATCGGTTCGGAGGATTCGGTGCGCGCCGCGGTGCAGCGGCGCGCGGTCCGAGCGTCCGGTCTGGCACAGCGACTCCGCGCCTGA
- a CDS encoding sulfatase-like hydrolase/transferase — MSERPDIVILMTDEERAIPPYESPEVLAWRDHTLAGRKWFDEHGVSFGRHYTGSLACVPSRPTIFTGQYPDLHGVTQTDGIGKVYNDSRMRWLRQGEVPTLGNWFRAAGYDTHYDGKWHITHADLTDPATGKPLATNDDDGVVDHDAVQAYLDADPLAPFGFSGWVGPEPHGALLANAGVRRDGLIADRVVAWLDDRYARRRAGDADALTPFLLVASFVNPHDIVLFPAWSRRSPLRPSPLDPPHVPAAPTADEDLSTKPAAQIAFREAYYTGYGVAPAVDRTYNRNGQRYRDLYYRLHAEVDGPIDRVRRMVTDGSANAVLVRTSDHGDLLGAHGGLHQKWFNLYDEATRVPFVVARTGAAATSARTVTAPTSHVDLVPTLLGAAGIDIAAVAAALRDSFSEVHDLPGRDLMPVVDGAPADESRPVYLMTRDNMLEGDTGASGVARQLKLTVNPPMPLRIQIPAHVGSNFEGLVVRVDEHLWKLVRTFDDPATWTEPGVRHLAANGLGGEAYRTSPLDDQWELYDLTVDPTEAVNRWDDPDLDDLRRHLRTQLKETRTAAVPERNNPWPYVSRRPPAAKPSILARVTRRGRPSRADQ; from the coding sequence CTGTCTGAGCGTCCCGACATCGTCATCCTGATGACCGACGAGGAACGCGCGATACCGCCCTACGAGTCACCCGAGGTGCTCGCCTGGCGTGACCACACGTTGGCCGGCCGCAAGTGGTTCGACGAGCACGGGGTCAGCTTCGGCCGCCACTACACCGGCTCGCTGGCCTGCGTGCCAAGTCGCCCAACGATTTTCACCGGCCAGTACCCCGACCTGCACGGCGTCACGCAGACCGACGGCATCGGCAAGGTGTACAACGACTCCCGCATGCGCTGGCTACGTCAGGGCGAGGTGCCCACGCTCGGAAATTGGTTTCGCGCCGCCGGATACGACACCCATTACGACGGCAAATGGCACATCACCCACGCGGATCTCACCGATCCGGCCACCGGCAAGCCGCTGGCGACCAACGACGACGACGGTGTGGTCGACCACGACGCGGTGCAGGCCTACCTCGACGCCGATCCCCTTGCACCGTTCGGGTTTTCGGGCTGGGTGGGCCCCGAACCGCACGGCGCGCTGCTGGCGAACGCCGGAGTTCGGCGCGACGGGTTGATCGCCGACCGCGTCGTCGCCTGGCTCGACGACCGGTATGCGCGGCGCCGCGCTGGTGACGCGGACGCGCTGACACCGTTCCTACTGGTGGCCAGCTTCGTGAATCCCCATGACATCGTTCTGTTCCCGGCGTGGTCGCGCAGGAGTCCGCTGCGGCCGTCGCCGCTGGATCCGCCGCACGTGCCCGCCGCTCCGACCGCGGACGAGGACCTGTCGACCAAGCCGGCCGCCCAGATCGCGTTCCGCGAGGCGTACTACACCGGCTACGGCGTGGCGCCCGCGGTGGACCGGACGTACAACCGCAACGGCCAGCGCTATCGCGACCTCTACTACCGATTGCATGCCGAGGTCGACGGGCCTATCGACCGGGTGCGTCGAATGGTCACCGACGGCTCGGCCAACGCGGTGCTGGTGCGCACCTCCGACCACGGTGATCTGCTGGGTGCACACGGCGGCCTGCATCAGAAATGGTTCAACCTGTACGACGAGGCCACCCGAGTTCCGTTCGTCGTCGCGCGCACCGGAGCGGCCGCGACGTCCGCCCGCACGGTGACGGCGCCGACGTCGCACGTCGATCTGGTGCCGACGCTGTTGGGTGCGGCGGGTATCGACATCGCGGCGGTGGCGGCGGCGCTGCGTGATTCGTTCTCCGAGGTGCACGACCTGCCGGGCCGCGATCTGATGCCTGTCGTCGACGGTGCGCCTGCCGACGAGTCACGTCCGGTGTACTTGATGACGCGCGACAACATGCTCGAGGGCGACACCGGCGCGTCGGGTGTGGCGCGTCAATTGAAGCTTACGGTCAATCCCCCTATGCCATTACGCATTCAGATACCAGCGCATGTCGGATCCAACTTCGAAGGACTGGTCGTGCGAGTCGACGAACACCTGTGGAAGCTGGTGCGCACGTTCGACGATCCGGCGACCTGGACAGAGCCCGGGGTACGACACCTCGCCGCCAACGGGCTTGGCGGAGAGGCGTATCGGACGTCACCGCTGGATGATCAGTGGGAGCTCTACGACCTGACCGTCGACCCGACCGAGGCCGTCAACCGGTGGGACGACCCCGATCTCGACGACCTGCGCCGCCACCTTCGCACGCAACTCAAGGAAACCCGGACCGCCGCCGTGCCGGAGCGCAACAACCCGTGGCCGTACGTGTCCCGCCGGCCACCGGCGGCCAAGCCGTCGATACTCGCCCGGGTGACTAGACGAGGTCGGCCCAGCAGAGCTGACCAGTGA
- a CDS encoding fatty acyl-AMP ligase has product MSRFTETMYSNAQTSRKGMVTGEPSAPVRHTWAQVHERARRVAGGLAKAGIGPGDAVAVLAGAPVEIAPTAQGIWMRGASATMVHQPTPRTDLVRWAEETTAVIEMISAKAVVISDPFMAAAPVLEGLGMTVVTIESLLANDPIEPLETFDHDVALMQLTSGSTGSPKAVQITHANIVANAEAMVVGCDFDLDTDVIVSWLPCFHDMGMTGYLTVPMYIGAELVKVTPMDFLSDTLLWAKLIDKYKGTMTAAPNFAYNLFAKRLRRQATPGEFDLSSLRWALSGAEQVDPLDVEDLCDAGAPFGLKPEAIIPAYGMAETTVAVSFSECGGGMVVDEIDADLLSVLHRAVPATRGNTRRLVSLGKPLEGLEVRIVDEDGSVLAPRGVGVIEVRGEPVTRGYTTVAGFIPAQDERGWYDTGDLGYLTETGEVVVCGRIKDVIIMAGRNIYPTDIERAASRVNGVRPGCAVAVRLDAGLSRETFAVAVECKDFGDPKQVRRVERQVAHEVFAEVDVRPRNVVVLEPGMIPKTPSGKLRRAHALSLVD; this is encoded by the coding sequence GTGAGCCGATTCACCGAGACGATGTACAGCAACGCGCAGACCAGTCGCAAGGGCATGGTCACCGGGGAGCCCAGCGCGCCTGTGCGCCATACCTGGGCTCAGGTGCACGAACGGGCCCGCCGAGTGGCAGGTGGCCTGGCGAAAGCGGGCATCGGGCCTGGTGACGCCGTCGCCGTTCTCGCCGGCGCCCCGGTCGAGATCGCGCCGACCGCTCAGGGCATCTGGATGCGCGGTGCCAGCGCGACCATGGTTCACCAGCCCACTCCCCGCACCGACCTGGTGCGATGGGCCGAGGAGACCACCGCCGTGATCGAGATGATCTCCGCGAAGGCCGTCGTCATCTCCGACCCGTTCATGGCCGCGGCGCCGGTGCTCGAGGGACTCGGAATGACGGTGGTGACGATCGAATCGCTGCTGGCCAACGATCCCATCGAGCCGTTGGAGACCTTCGACCACGATGTGGCCCTGATGCAGCTGACGTCGGGCTCGACGGGCTCGCCGAAGGCCGTCCAGATCACCCACGCCAACATCGTCGCCAATGCCGAGGCGATGGTCGTGGGCTGCGACTTCGATCTCGACACGGATGTGATCGTGAGCTGGCTGCCGTGCTTCCACGACATGGGCATGACGGGGTACCTGACGGTGCCGATGTACATCGGAGCCGAGCTGGTAAAGGTGACGCCGATGGACTTTCTCAGCGATACGTTGTTGTGGGCCAAGCTCATTGACAAGTACAAGGGCACGATGACCGCCGCACCGAACTTCGCCTACAACCTGTTCGCCAAGCGGTTGCGCAGGCAGGCCACGCCCGGCGAATTCGATCTGTCCTCGCTGCGCTGGGCGCTGTCCGGCGCCGAGCAGGTCGACCCACTCGACGTCGAGGATCTGTGCGATGCGGGCGCACCGTTCGGGCTCAAGCCCGAGGCCATCATCCCCGCGTACGGGATGGCCGAGACCACGGTGGCCGTCTCCTTCTCCGAGTGCGGCGGCGGCATGGTCGTCGACGAGATCGACGCGGATCTGCTCTCGGTCCTGCACCGCGCTGTCCCGGCGACCAGGGGGAACACCCGACGGCTGGTATCGCTCGGCAAGCCGCTGGAGGGCCTGGAGGTCCGCATCGTCGACGAAGACGGCAGCGTGCTGGCGCCACGTGGCGTCGGTGTCATCGAGGTCCGCGGCGAGCCGGTGACCAGGGGTTACACCACGGTGGCCGGATTCATCCCGGCCCAGGACGAGCGCGGCTGGTACGACACCGGCGATCTGGGTTATCTCACCGAGACCGGTGAGGTAGTCGTGTGTGGGCGCATCAAGGACGTGATCATCATGGCCGGGCGCAACATCTATCCGACCGACATCGAGCGTGCGGCCAGCCGCGTCAACGGCGTGCGGCCCGGCTGCGCCGTCGCGGTCCGCCTCGACGCGGGGCTGTCGCGCGAGACCTTCGCCGTCGCGGTGGAGTGCAAGGATTTCGGCGATCCCAAGCAGGTGCGCCGGGTCGAGCGACAGGTCGCCCACGAGGTGTTCGCCGAGGTAGATGTACGCCCACGGAACGTCGTGGTACTCGAACCCGGGATGATTCCGAAGACGCCGTCGGGCAAGTTGCGTCGCGCACACGCGCTGTCACTCGTGGACTGA
- a CDS encoding SRPBCC family protein → MARIDRSRTIAAAPQDVWDLLANFGALSTWVDRVDHSCILVHGADGPIGTTRRVQLGRQTLVERIVEFDPPHALAYDIEGLPKQLERVNNRWTLRPSGQSTVVTLTSTVEIGSGRIRELAERAMCRLMTRESDGLLDGLTKRLENTRV, encoded by the coding sequence GTGGCCCGGATCGACCGCTCGCGCACCATCGCAGCTGCCCCGCAGGACGTCTGGGACCTTCTTGCGAATTTCGGCGCGCTGAGTACGTGGGTCGACCGCGTCGACCATTCCTGCATCCTGGTGCACGGCGCAGACGGTCCCATCGGCACGACGCGACGGGTTCAGCTGGGCCGTCAGACCCTTGTCGAGCGCATCGTCGAGTTCGACCCGCCTCACGCGCTCGCCTACGACATCGAGGGCCTGCCCAAGCAGCTCGAGCGGGTCAACAACCGCTGGACGCTGCGGCCGTCGGGGCAATCGACCGTCGTCACCCTGACAAGCACCGTCGAGATCGGTTCCGGCCGAATACGGGAGCTCGCCGAACGCGCCATGTGCCGTCTGATGACCCGAGAGTCCGACGGCCTGCTCGATGGGCTTACCAAGCGATTGGAGAACACTCGTGTCTGA